The DNA window CAACCTGATCTCCCAGGTCGACGAGATCCTGGCGGCCGGGGGAATCGCCGACGAGGTACTCACCGAGGACGCGTCGCTCCTGTTGTTCCTCCCACTGGCGCACGTCCTCACCCGGCTCGCGCAGTTCGCCGCGGTGCGGGCGGGCACCGTCGTCGCGCACACCTCGGATTTCCAGTCCGTCGCCGCCGATCTGGCGACCTTCCGGCCGACCGCCGTGCTGGCGGTACCGCAGGTGTTCGACAAGCTGTACCGCACCGCCGCCCGCCAAGCGGCCACCGCGGGACACGCCCGCGTCTTCCGCAGTGCGGCGCGTATCGCGATCGCGCACAGCCGGTCGCTCGACACCGGCGGACCCGGCTGGTGGCTTCGTATCCGCCACCGCCGGTTCGACCGGCTCGTCTACCGGACCGTGCGCGCCGCCATGGGCGGCAGGGCGACCGTCGCCGTCAGCGGCGGAGCGCCGTTGCCACCCTCGCTCGCGCATTTCCTGCGTGGCGCGGGAATTCGCGTGCTCGAAGGGTACGGGCTCACCGAAACCACCGGCGCGGTCACCCTGAACCTGCCCGCGGCAGCGAGGATCGGCACGGTGGGCCGTCCGCTCCCGCACTGGTCCGTACGCATCGCCCCCGACGACGAAGTGCTGGTGCGCGGACCCGGCGTGTTCACCGGGTACCGGCACGACGAGCCCGGCACGAAGGAAGTCCTCGACGCCGACGGCTGGCTGCGCACCGGCGATCTCGGCAGGCTCGACGACGGATACCTCACGGTCACGGGCCGCAAGAAGGACCTGATCGTCACCACCACGGGGAAGAACGTCGCACCGGGCCCGATCGAAGACAGGCTGAACGCGCACCCGCTGATCGACCACGCCGTGCTCGCCGGTGACGACCGGCCGTACCTCACCGCCCTCGTCACGCTCGACCCGGACGCGTTCGCGGACTGGAAGCGCGACCACGCCAAGCGCCCGGACGCCACCGTCACCGACCTGTGCCACGACATCGACCTCGTGACCGCGATGCGCGCGGCGATCGACGCGGCCACCGGGGACGTTCCGCCCGCTGGAGCGATCAAGCGGTTCCGGATCGTGCCAACGCGCTTCGAGGTCGGCGACGAACTGACGCCAACGCGCAAGATCCGGCGTGACCACGTGCTCGCGAAATACTCCGACCAGGTGGAAGCCCTGTACTCCGTGGGGTCGTGAGCCTTGCTCGTCCGAGCCTGGCACAAGTCAACCGCTTGAAGGACTTTCGTCACTGGCCGGATCGCTCGCGCCGCCACGACAATTTTGTGGTCGAGCGGATTCGACGACCAATCCACACCACAACGAGAGGGAATTCATGCACGCCAGACGAAGACACCGGCACGTTTTCGCGATCGTCACCGGAATCGCCGCGCTAATCGCGCTGACGCTTTCGACAGCGGAAGCAACCCCGCGAGCAGCTCATCCGTACCACACCACCGCGGATTCGGCGATCGACCAGCGCTACTCGGCGGAACCGGCTTTGCGCCAGTTGCTCGGCCCGGCGACCGCGGCCGAACAAACCGACGGCACCATCCACTACCGCACCTATCAGTACGGGAACCTGTACTACACGCCCGCCACCGGCGTGCACGAGGTGCACGGGAGCATTCTGACCGCCTACTACCGGGAAGGGCACTACCAGAAGTTCGGCGTGCCGACCACCGACGAACAACCGTGCGCCGATCCCGCCGGGCGGCACAACATCTTCCAGCTCACCGCCGCGACCGGCGCCACCACGACCTCCGGATTCTACTGGCGCGAGGATCTCGGCGCGCATTCCATCGTGGGCGCGGTGTTCACGAAATGGGCGGCGGCAGGGTACGAGTGGGGCCTCTACGGATACCCCACGAGTGACACCTACAGTACCGCCACCGGAGCCACGTTCAACCATTTCCTCGGTAACGACAAGGCCGGTGCTTCCATTTACGTGACCGCGCTGGCGGGCGCGAACGGCGTCAAGGGCCGAATCCGCGACCGCTGGATCTCCCTCGGCGGCGAATACTCCTACCTCGGCTATCCGGAATCCGACGAGTTCACCGTGACCGGCGGAAAGCGCAGCAACTTCCACGGCGGCTACATCACGTGGATGGCGCAGACCGGGCAGACGGCGGTGTACCGCTACTACTGACGATCCGGCCCGGCGCCGGGTATCCGGGACGGGTCCCTCCCACCGCGAAGACGCGGAGTGCGGAGGGGCCCGCCTCACCATGCGCAGCCCCGGACGAGACGACGCGGACACCCGGCCGCTCCTTGATGACCTTCGTCCCCTCCTGGACTCCCGATCGGCCCTGCGTGCGCACCACCGCGCCCCGGTGTGATGGACACGGCCACCCGCGGCCACGTCAGGAGGTAGCCAGCCATGTCCCGTCCACGCCGAGCGGAACGCCCACCGGGCAGGCCGGCACCGAAGGCACGCGCGCTGGGGCTGACCTCGGCCACCGGGCTGGTCACCGGCAGCATCATCGGCACCGGGGTCTTCACGATGCCCGCCGTGCTCGCCGGTGCGGGCACGAGCTCGCTGGTCGTGCTCGCGGTCATCGCGGTGGGCGCCGCGCTACTCGCCGTCCTTTTCGGACAGTTGACCCGGCGGATACCCGACGCCGACGGCGGTTTGTACGCCTACGCCCGCCACGAGTTCGGCGACTTCGCCGGCTACCTCACCGGGTGGTGCTACTGGGTGTCGGCATGGGCGGGCAACGCCGCCATCGTGTCCTCGTGGGTGCTCTACGTCGATTCGCTGTTCGGTATCCGCGCTCCGTCGCCGTGGGTGAACTGGGGAATCGCGCTCGCCGGGCTGTGGCTCCCGGCGGCGGTCAACCTGGCCGGAGTGCGGAAGACGGCGTGGTTCGAAAACGCCACCGTGGTGCTCAAGTTCGTTCCACTGCTCTTCGTGGGCGTCGTCGGCTGGTTCTTCGCCTCCGGGAAGAACTTCGGCGCGTTCAACACCACCGGTGGCAGCTTGTACAACGCCATCGGCATCGCGGCCGGGGTGGCGTTGTTCGCCTTCATCGGGGTCGAGGTCGCCGCAGTCACCGCGAAACGGGTGCGCCGCCCGGAACGCAACGTCGGCAGGGCCTCGTTGCTGGGTACCGCGTTGAGCGCGGTCCTCTACCTCGCGTCGTCCGCGGCGGTGATGGGCCTCGTGCCCCACGAAACCCTGGTGTCCAGCGAAACCCCGTTCGTCCCCGCCTTCGAAGCGATCCTGCCCGGTGCCGGCTGGGCGGGCACCCTGGTGGCCGCGCTCGCGGTGGTCTCCGGTATCGGTGCGCTCAACGGGTGGACCCTCGTCACCGCGGAGATCTCGCGGGCCGCCGCGAAGGACGGTTTGTTCCCCCGCGCCTTCGCCTGGTCCGATCGCCGCGGTACCGCGTGGTTCGGCGTACTGGTGGCGGCCACGCTGCCCTCGCTGCTGATGTTGTGGCGCTACACC is part of the Amycolatopsis sp. CA-230715 genome and encodes:
- a CDS encoding amino acid permease codes for the protein MSRPRRAERPPGRPAPKARALGLTSATGLVTGSIIGTGVFTMPAVLAGAGTSSLVVLAVIAVGAALLAVLFGQLTRRIPDADGGLYAYARHEFGDFAGYLTGWCYWVSAWAGNAAIVSSWVLYVDSLFGIRAPSPWVNWGIALAGLWLPAAVNLAGVRKTAWFENATVVLKFVPLLFVGVVGWFFASGKNFGAFNTTGGSLYNAIGIAAGVALFAFIGVEVAAVTAKRVRRPERNVGRASLLGTALSAVLYLASSAAVMGLVPHETLVSSETPFVPAFEAILPGAGWAGTLVAALAVVSGIGALNGWTLVTAEISRAAAKDGLFPRAFAWSDRRGTAWFGVLVAATLPSLLMLWRYTGDSGLAVFTFLVNLAVVTVAIPYFFSACAQLTHLLSRRHPVRRLLLARDLAITGTGVLFSLWVTFAAGYAAVYQAMVVVLAGLIGYAFLKAARERHRETGAPASIRPSDGEQPRAA
- a CDS encoding AMP-dependent synthetase/ligase, encoding MNETSNPEEDHARHTGANAADDVVGRAGKAPGHAAFARQSGGTWRTVTAQEFADQVTGVAAGLVAAGISPGDRVAIVSATRYEWALCDYAVLMIGAVSVPLYETSSAPELEWMLRDSGAVAAFVEPGRCQATFADACAPSVRRSWAMDLPGLNQLCGAGTAAPAGEVERLRREVTSDSPATIVYTSGATGRPKGCTISHGNLISQVDEILAAGGIADEVLTEDASLLLFLPLAHVLTRLAQFAAVRAGTVVAHTSDFQSVAADLATFRPTAVLAVPQVFDKLYRTAARQAATAGHARVFRSAARIAIAHSRSLDTGGPGWWLRIRHRRFDRLVYRTVRAAMGGRATVAVSGGAPLPPSLAHFLRGAGIRVLEGYGLTETTGAVTLNLPAAARIGTVGRPLPHWSVRIAPDDEVLVRGPGVFTGYRHDEPGTKEVLDADGWLRTGDLGRLDDGYLTVTGRKKDLIVTTTGKNVAPGPIEDRLNAHPLIDHAVLAGDDRPYLTALVTLDPDAFADWKRDHAKRPDATVTDLCHDIDLVTAMRAAIDAATGDVPPAGAIKRFRIVPTRFEVGDELTPTRKIRRDHVLAKYSDQVEALYSVGS
- a CDS encoding LGFP repeat-containing protein, producing MHARRRHRHVFAIVTGIAALIALTLSTAEATPRAAHPYHTTADSAIDQRYSAEPALRQLLGPATAAEQTDGTIHYRTYQYGNLYYTPATGVHEVHGSILTAYYREGHYQKFGVPTTDEQPCADPAGRHNIFQLTAATGATTTSGFYWREDLGAHSIVGAVFTKWAAAGYEWGLYGYPTSDTYSTATGATFNHFLGNDKAGASIYVTALAGANGVKGRIRDRWISLGGEYSYLGYPESDEFTVTGGKRSNFHGGYITWMAQTGQTAVYRYY